The DNA sequence GCAGGATTAAAAATAACAAGATCATTTTCTGGAGTGATTACCCCGGATTTTGCAAAAATGAAAGCAATTGAAAACTTTTTTCAGGATCACTCGAATGGATGCATACAGGTGTATAAGATTATGGAATCTGCTAATACAAATGTAGTTATATCCTTATTTACTGATCAATATTGTGAAACGGAAGCAAAAAAATCATTTACAATTGAGCAAGTAGAGATACAGACAAGTGGAAATATTGAAGAATTATTAGAAGGAGTTGCACAAACAGTTGAGCGTACAGTTCCACCTGGCAGAATCATTTCAGATGAATGTCCAATACAATCCTGGGGCATTCCTTATAAAGAGGTGGCCAATGAATTTATGGATGATCCTCAAAAATTGCATGAAGGAGTATATTATAAAAAACAATTCTATGTGAATGAGCACATAGATCCAGAAAATCCCATAGGAAATATTATCCACACATTCAAGATGGATCTTGATTACATTGAATTATATGTTACACCATATGCTAAAACTAAACAGACTACAACCGAATTTATGAGACTTGCTTACTACCTATTTGCAGAAGGGTATAGAACAGTAGATTTAAAGCTAGATTTTGCCATAAATGGGGATGGTTTTACTAGAGATAAAGGACCGTATCCTGTAAGAGGACCTCATATATCAACTGTATATACTGGAGGAAGAGATGGGTGGGTACAAAGGGCATATTCTCGAAATAAAGAATATCCGGCGTTAAAATACTATGATGATGGATCTGTAGATATAGGATACTTAGAAGATAACTATAAAAATATACTATATGCTGTCGGAGGATATCCACAATTAATTGAAGAAGGTTGTATGTATGATAGATGTGTTAATGGCAGAAATAAGTGGAAAGATACTGTTGAGAGATTTGAAAATTTTGAACAGGATGCAAGGACAGCCGTAGGAGTGGATAAAAATGAAAATGTCCTAATAATTGTCATTGCTGAAGGAGATAACCTTGATAAGAAAGGAATGAACTTTTGGGAACTATCATGTTTGTTGTATGCACATGGAGCGACTGATGCCCTTAATCTTGATGGTGGTGGTTCAACCACTTTGGTTACAAGGGACGGATTAA is a window from the bacterium genome containing:
- a CDS encoding phosphodiester glycosidase family protein, translated to FSSPKGRVFFNEEGAQYNSDINSNKGILVITAENAGLKITRSFSGVITPDFAKMKAIENFFQDHSNGCIQVYKIMESANTNVVISLFTDQYCETEAKKSFTIEQVEIQTSGNIEELLEGVAQTVERTVPPGRIISDECPIQSWGIPYKEVANEFMDDPQKLHEGVYYKKQFYVNEHIDPENPIGNIIHTFKMDLDYIELYVTPYAKTKQTTTEFMRLAYYLFAEGYRTVDLKLDFAINGDGFTRDKGPYPVRGPHISTVYTGGRDGWVQRAYSRNKEYPALKYYDDGSVDIGYLEDNYKNILYAVGGYPQLIEEGCMYDRCVNGRNKWKDTVERFENFEQDARTAVGVDKNENVLIIVIAEGDNLDKKGMNFWELSCLLYAHGATDALNLDGGGSTTLVTRDGLIIDDENDDVDLIVNSNGNYPQPEQVKNHLGIRFK